Below is a window of Prosthecobacter algae DNA.
GTCATTCGAGGATGTGTCGCAGCCTTTTCTGCATGTCAAAGAGCCGATGTATTCAAGAGTCCTTGGCACTCCTACAGAGCCAATGAAAATCTCTGCATCACCAGGGTAAAAGTCGCCATCTCCTGGGCCACGACGAGCAATCACTCAACGGCCCGTCTTTTCAAAATCAGATCCGGCGCAGGATATCGAGCGGTGGATGATTGGAAACGCCACGGCTGAGAGCGAGGCCTCCCAGAACCGAGATAGCCGTGGTGGTGAAAAAGGCACCCAGCAGTGTCACGACATCCGGCGACGGCGAAGTTTTGAAAACGTAAACGGCAAGGATAGAAGTAGCTCCCACGGCGAGAAGAGTTCCGGTGAGGGCGGAAAGGCAACCCAGGGTGGCGTACTCGATGACGAGGATGGTGCGAACCTGCCGCGCCGAAGCGCCCAGCGTTCGGAGCAAGACACTTTCGCGGAGGCGTACGTCCCTGCCATTGAGCAGCGTGCCCACCACAATAGGCAGCGCAGCGATCAGCGTGAATCCACCCATGATCGTGATGACCCACGAGATCTTCGAGAACAGCGAACGAACCGTTTCTAAAATTTGGGACAGGTCAATCGACGAGACGTTGGGAAACTCTCGCATGAGGCCTTGTTGTAGACGGCCCACCGCGGCTGCATCCGGGGTGCGGGTGGTCACCACATGAAAGCCCGGTGCACCGTCTAGAGGTCCAGGTGGAAAAACCATGAAAAAGTTGAGGTTAAACCGGCTCCAATCCACTTTTCGGATGCTGGTCACACGGGCTTCCAGGGTGATGCCCTGGACATCCAGCGTCAGCGTGTCGCCAAGTTGAAGACGCATGTCCCCGGCGATTTTTTCTTCGAGCGAAACCGGGATGGGGCCCTCTGGGTTGGGCAGGCTCTCATGCCATTCTCCGGCAATCAGAGTTTCGCTGGAGTTCAGATTCGCTCGATGGGTGGACCGGAATTCGCGGTTGGCAATCCAGCGTGGCACCCCTTCCGCCTGGGTCACCGGAACCCCCTTGAGGGCCAGGACCCGCATGGTCACCATGGGGGCGGTTTCTAAAACGGGCAGCCCCTGGTTTTTCACCAGCGAAGTCACGCCTTCGACTTGATCCGGCTGGACGTCGATCAGGTACAGGTTGGGGTTTTCCTGGGTCTCGCTGATGCGGAGACGCTGCTGCAAAAGATCCCCAGTAAGCAGGATGGTGAGCAGGAGAAAGGTGCCCAGCCCGAGCGAGAGCAGGAACAGCAAAGTTTGGTTGCCCGGACGATGAAGATTGGAAATGCCCTGCCGCAGGAGGTAAGGCCAGCTTGGCCGGACGATGCGGCGCGTGAAGGCCATCAGTGCCCGGGCCACTCCAATGACCAGGGCAAAGGCAGCGCCCAGTCCGCCAACCAAAAGCATGGCGCGTTTCCAGTCCGCATCATTGGTTAGGGCTAGCAGAAGCAGCAGGGCGGTGAGAAGCAAATAGACAGGGAGGGTGCGGAGGGGACTGCCGGGTAAAAAGCTGCCGCTGCGCAGCGTGGCGGCGGGTGAAATGCGATGAATTTTCAGGATGGGGATGAGCGCAAATCCACAGCACACACCCAGGCCCGCCAGGGTGGTGCGAAAGACGATGGCCCACTCGGGGGTGGCCTCCACCGCCACTGGAAGACTGTCTTTAAACAGCACCAGCAGGCCAGTTTGCAAAAGCACCCCCAGGCCCGCGCCCAGGATGGCCCCCAGAAGGGCCAGCGTGGCGCTCTGGGCGATGTAAACGGCTGCGGCGAGCTGGCGGGGTGCGCCGAGACAGCGGAGGATGGCAATCGTCGTCACGCGGCGGTTGATGTGAGACTGCACCGCCCCCGCCACCCCTAGCGCACCAAGGGCCAGGGACGCCAGCGCCAGGATGCCGAGGTACCGTTGAAACAGATCCAGGGCATCGCCCAGCGTTTCCTGGCGGTCCTCCGGTGTCTCCAGTCGCCAGGATGCACTCGGAAATTCGCGGCGCAGGTTTTCCTTCAGTTCGGCGGAGGGAGTTTTTTGAGCGGTCTGTAGATGGACCAGATGCGTCACCATGCTGTTGGCGCCGATGAGGCCGCTCTGCTGGATATCGGACAGGTGAACATACGCCTCGGGAGCGATGCCACTGAATCGGCTCGCGCGCGGCGGGGAGTTGAGGATGCTGCCGAGAATCTTCAAACGCAGTCGCCCCAGCTCGATCTCGTCACCCGGCTTCACCTGGAATTGCTCCAAAAGAGCGGCCTCTAAAAACACACCGGGTTCATCCGCGCGGCGCTCCCAGGCATCCGCTGGCAGGGTTTCGATTTTCCCATAATAAGGATACTCCCCTTCGAGGGCGCGCACGTTCACCAGCCGGGCCCCGCCATTGGGGAAAGTCATCATGGATGGGAAAGCCACCTCGCGAGTGGTCCGGGAGGACATCTTGGCCAGCTTGGCAAACTCCTCCGCCTTGATCGGCTGCGACGAAGAAACCTGAAGATCCGAGCCGAGGAGTTCCTTGGCCTGGGTTTGGATGCCGGTTTCGACACTGCCTTTCAGCGAATGAATGGCGACCAGTGCAGCAATGCCGGAAACGATGGCGAGGGAGAAAATGAGCAAACGCAGGCGCTGTGTGCGGCTGTCCCGCCACGCCATTTTCCAAGTCCAGGGATGCAGCAGGGCAGGGATGAGGTGGGTCGGGAGCGGGCGTGGATCAGACGGCATTTTCTTCCTCCGCGATGATCTTCCCACCCTCCATTTTCACCACGCGCCGGGCTTTCGCAGCCAGGCCGGGGTCATGCGTCACAATCACCAGCGCCGTGCCAGCTTCCCGATTCAGCCGGAACAGCATCTCCACGATGGGCGCACTGGTGGCGGCGTCGAGGTTGCCGGTGGGTTCGTCGGCCAGCAAGATTTTCGGGCGATGCACAAACGCCCGCGCCAGGGCCACGCGTTGCTGCTCGCCGCCCGAAAGCTGGGCGGGGTAATGCCCCATCCGCTTGCCCAGACCCACTTCATGCAGTAGGGCTTCCGCCACCTTTTGGCGACCTGTTTCGCCCCGCAGTTCCAGCGGCACCAGCACGTTCTCCAGGGCCGTCAGTGTCGGGATGAGCTGGAAGTTTTGGAAAACGAAACCCACCAGCTTGTTGCGCAGCGCCGCCCGCGCATCCTGGGAAAGGTTTTCAAAAGCCTGCCCGTCGAGTTTCAGGGAGCCGGACGTCGCATCGTCCAGCCCGGCGCATAGGCCTAACAGCGTGGTCTTGCCACTTCCTGAGGGGCCGGTGATCGCCAGCGTGTCGCCCGCTTCCAGCGTCAGGTGGATGTCGCTCAGCACCGTCAGCTCATGCTGGGGGCTGCGATAGATTTTTTGGAGCGCCTGGATCTCCAGGATGGGCCGTTTGACAGCCGCAGTCGATGATTCTAGTCTGGCAGATGACATGGATGAAATGGCTGGTGTTCGGACTGCTGATGTCAGTGTCGGGGGGCTGGATGGCTACGTTGCCCGCTCAAACTCCAGCCGTAGCAAAAAAAAGAATCGTCGTTTTAGGCGACAGCATCTCCGCCGGCTACGGCCTGGATCGTGATCAGGCCTACCCAGCTTTGTTGCAAAAGAAAGTGGATGCCGAGGGCCTGCCCTATGAGGTGGTGAATGCCGGTGTGAGTGGCGATACCACCGCAGGCGGCCTCCGGCGGATCGACTGGGCCCTGGGCCCGAAAGGAGCGGACGTGCTCGTGATCGCCCTCGGTGGCAACGACGGCCTGCGTGGCGTCTCCCCCGATCAGACGGAAAAGAACCTGACTGGCATCGTCGCCAAAGCCCGGGCCAAAAACCCCACCATCAAAATCCTCATCGCCGGCATGCAAATGCCCGACAACCTCGGCCCCAAATACGTCGAGGCCTTCAAAGCCGTGTTCCCCAAAGTCTCCACCACCGAAAAAACCGACCTCCTCCCCTACCTCCTCGAAGGCGTCGGCGGCGATGAAAAACTCAACCAACCCGACCGCATCCACCCCACCGCCGAAGGCCAACAGAAGATTGCCGACATGGTTTGGGCGAAGCTGAAAGCCATGCTGCCCGAGGCGGGGAATTGATCGAAGGTTGTCGAGCGCCCTTCGCAGGACAGCAGTGCGTTTGCAAACACGATTCTTTTTTCGTTTTCCGGCCTGCTTTTTGGTTTTTCTGGTCTGCTTTTTTTGAAAAGCAGACCTGCATTTTGATTTTCCTGGCAGGATTTTGGCCTGGAGAGGATGCATAGCCATTACCACCCCTACGATCCGCCAAGAATCCACCCCTCGTTCATGCATCTTGCTTGCCACCAGGGCGCGGGACCGCTTTATAGGACAAGCAGCAAATGCCTGCTTGAAGAGTCCAATTTCCCGCACACGACAAGCGAAAAGTAACCTCAACATCTATCCTTTACAAAATGCCATTAACACCAATCAGACAAGTGTTCGAAGCCGCTGTCGAAGCCACCCGATTCAGTGACCGAAACGTTTACGACCAATCGGAACTACTGCGGGAATGGGCACCCGCAAAGGACCTACAAGTCACGTTGGGGTCTTTTATCTCCGCCGCAGAATGCCAGGTCATTCACCGCAGGCTTGTTCGTGCAGTATTCTTCATTGAACTTGTCAAGGCGGACGTAACCTCGACAAAATATGACGTTCGGTGGGCTGAACGTTTTCCGGAAGGCGACCCACGGATTGCCACCTTTGATCAATGCTGTGAAATTTATGAAAAGATATGCCGCCAAATCCATGAACTCTTAAATGATGAGGTCTTCAGAACGGAATTTGCGTTGGTTGTCCGTTGGGGTTTGTCGCCGCACGAAATCCCACTCGACTATGAGACCAAGAATGCACGTCCGATTCATTCGACAGCTAATCTCAGCGTCCTCCGTGACCCGAACTATTCTCGGTTGTTAAGAATACGACGCTCGCTTTTAGATCCTACACTGAACCCTGATTTTCAGCTCTTCGTCGGAATCTTCGACAAAATCCGAGTAAAGAGCTACCTGACCGACCGTGCCTTGACGGGAGGCTATAAAACAAACCGAGAGAAACGTTGGGAAGCGCATCCTGCATCGCCGCAATTCGCATACCGTCGCGACTGTCTCGCAATTGAGCTTTGTCTGATCGAGCAGCTAATCCATTTCGAGTCTTTCCCGCCCGGAACGATTCGTTATTTGGAAGCGGAAGGACTGATAAACCCGGAGCGAAAGGTTGCCCGCTGTCCGGTGACCCTCGATCCCCTCGACTTTGAATTGTTGGCTCAAGAGGTCGCAGATCCAACATTCGGAAGGTCCGCCTACCAAGTGGGGCATTTGAATCCCTTGAAGGCCGGTGAAGGAGAGGAGTTTCGTCACGCGCCCGCGAACATTTCTTGGATCACCGAGGACGGAAACAGGATACAAGGCCACCTCACGTTGAAAGAAACGCGCGAACTCCTGCTGAGAATATCCCGAAACTATGAAGCCCTGATTGCATCGGGTGAAATCAGCCCGCCATGACCTCCTCGCAGGCTTTTCGCGCAAGCTCACGAGCTTCGGTTCGATCTCGGATAGCTTTCTCGACGAGGTTAGCTATCCGATCCCTTGTCTTTTTTGCTTTTGGGAGTGCCAAGCGAATTTCGTGGATCTTGTTACCCAGCGAATCAATAATGTCCTGGCTGACGCAGAAACTCTTGATCTGTCGCTGTGCAAATGGACATGTCAGGGCAGCTAAAAGCAAGAATGGCGTCATCTTCTCCGGCTTCTCGACACGGATTTTGTAGATATGACTTTGGTAGAGCATCGGTAGGTCGTATCCAGTGACTACGGCGCATGTGCCAATCAGATAAGTCCCGTCTCTCACCATGAGGATATCATTCTCGCGAACATCCTGACGTGGACGGTAGCGCTCATAGATTTCTTCCGAGACGCAGTGCTTTGGATCGCTCTTTACCTCCCAGTTCGAAATATCCGACGTGCGAACGAATGGAATCTCACCCGTGCCGTAAGCTAGTTTACCCACTTCGTCACCAGTGGAGAGCGAAAGCACCCCGTCCTTGATCAAGTCTCCAAACGAAACAATGTCGTGCGTTTCCGTTAGCCGTTCTGACTCGCTTTCAGCATCGAATTCAAATGCGCGAGGAGCGAGATTTAGCCCAAGCCGGTCCTTGGGAACCAAAATTCCCATGTGCCCATGGTTTCCAACGCCTGTCTTCTGGAAATCAGCGAAATTTGCCGCAATTTGAGGAACATGATTTAGAGGCACTGACCGCCCGCGGCTGTCATGGCCGCACCATTTTGCGTCGGCAAAGAATACCGAACTCCGTTTGCTCTTTGACGGCTTTTTTTGTAGCACGACCGCGACCGTTTTCGTGTGAGTTCCGCCCTTTCCTGATGTTTTAAACAGCGCTTCCGGCATTCCGACCACTGCAACAAGGTCCGCGACACTCTGCATATACTGAACAACATACGCATGCGATTTGGACGATACGATACTCTCTGGGAGAATTGCTCCCAAGAATCCGCCAGGCTTCACAAGTTTTAGGCATCGCTCAACAAACAGAACCTGGGGTGGCGTAGACGGATTCATCGCCCCATTCGGAACGAACGCTTCTTTTGCCCCATCGGATTTGATCCATTTCCGCGCTAGGTCGTAACGCATCAAGGTGTTTGGCGAGGCGGCAACAATCTTTGCGCCAAATGGTGGATTGGTGAGAACGACGTCAAACAACTTGTCTTCGATTGCAATACCGTCTTGAGAGATGTCGGCCAAAGAGTCACCGCAAATGACCTCTGGCATTTTATCGAGATAAAGAGCCAGACGTCCGCGAGTAATACGGGCGAGGTAAGCGTCCTTGTCCACACCACGCAGTGAAGCGGCTACATCAGTTGGGTCGGCCCCGGCCCCGACGAGGTGCTTCGCCGCAGCTATAAGAAAACCGCCAGCGCCACACGCAGGGTCACAGATAGTCTGGTTCGACTTCGGATTTACTAAACTCACAAGCAGATCGACGGCGACAGTTGGAGTGAAAAATTGTCCTTCGCTGGATTTCACACCCGACCCAGCAAACGCTTCATAGAGTTCGCTGAAAATGTCCGCTCGGCACTTCTCAAGATCGATAATGTCAAATTGACGATCTACATACTGCAGCGAAACTGGATCTAGTTCGATTTCGTCGGCGAGAAGAAAGATTCCAGGAAGCACACTCTTCACATGGGCGAACGATGCGCGGTAAGACTTCGACAAATCCCCAGAGACCGTCAATCTTGGCGATTTTAACAGCCAGTGCTTCGCAAACACGCACTTGAACAGTTCATCCATCAAAGCGCGGTCTCGGGTGGCCCCAAGAAGTCGGCCTGCAAGGAAATTGCGGATGTTTTGAAAAGCCGAACGGTGTGAGGTCGGCAAGAGTTCAAGAGTTTGTTCAACTTGCATTACAGCTTCTGTAGATGGTTGGTCGTCACCCGTCAATTACAGGTTCTGTAAAAACTTCATCCAGGAAATACCTGATCGGCCAGTTTGCCGCGGGTGCGGCAAAGGCGGGCAATTTCTACAGATTTCCGACATACTTTCCACCATCGTCACCCTACTCAGCCAAGAGTGTGGCAGATCAGCTTTATCCGCCAACCATCTCCTCCATCCGCTTCGTCGCGATCCCAATCGGCCGGTCCAGGGGCACGCCTGCGCAGGTCAGTAGCGTGGTGAGCAGATCCCCCTGATTGCCCTTTGTATCAGCGAGGAAGCGGCCGGTGTTCACGGAGCCGCCGCCTTTGCCGGCGATGATGAAGGGGAGGTTTTTGCGGCTGTGGTCGTTGCCGTCTTCCAGGCCGGAGCCCCACATCATGAGGCAGTTGTCCAGGAGGGTACCGTTGCCTTCGCGGAGGCTGGCCATCTTTTTCACCATGTAGGCAAACTGGGTGATGTTAAAGGCGGTGATGGCGGCGACTTTCGCGACCTGATCCGCCTTGTGGTTGTGATGCGTCTGGGAGTGATGCGAGTCGGTGAAGCCGAGTTCGGGATACGACACGCCGTTGGGCGTGGAGCCGATGTAGGTGCTGACGCGGGTGGTATCCGTCTGGAAGGCGAGCACGTTGAGGTCGCACATGACCTGCATGTATTCGCTACGTTTGTCGCCCTCGGGAATGCGGATCTCGATGGGCGGTGAATCCGTGGCGCTGCGCTTGCTGGAGGCGACGCCGGCTTTCTCCAGGGCGGATTCTTTCTGGCGCATCTCGATGGCGGCGATGCGGCGCTCCACCGAGCGCACGCTGTCCAGGTATTCGTCCAGCTTGTGCTGGTCGTTCTGCGGCAGCTTCTTGCGCAGGTCACGCGCACCGCTGATCACCAGGTCCAGCATCTGCCGCTCCAGCGGATCGGCCTTGCGGCTGCTGCCGGAGGAGTCCGACTTGCCGAACAAACGATTCAGTACGTTGCGCGGATTGATCTCCGCCGGGACGGCCTGCGTGGGCGAGCGGTAGCTGCAGTGCGAGTAGTAACCTTCGTTCAGGCCCTCCTGATTCTCCTTGTGCGTCTGCGGCATGGTGGCCAGTTCCAGCGAGGGCAGGGAAGTCATCGCGCCCACGTAGTTCGCGGCGATCTGATCCGCCGAGATGGCGATGTGGATCTGGTTGCGCTTGCTCGGGTCCGGCAGGCAGGCGGTGAGCCAGGTGGAAAGCTCCAGCGCATGCGGAGCGCCATTGAAGGGGGCAATCGGCACCCCGGAGATGCCCTTCATGAGCAGGCACTGATCCAGAATGGGCCGCAGGGACTCCAGCGCAGGCGGCGGGGAGCTGAGGTAGCTCTCCGGCGTGGCAGGCCAGAACTGATCTGGAATCACCCCATGCGGCATGTACATGAACCCGAGGCGCACGGGTGGCTTCACCGCCGCGCGCCCCTTCACGGAGTCTGCCCAGCCCATCGTTTCCAAAAGCGGCAGGCCCAGGCTGGCTCCAATGCCTTTCAAATAGGTGCGGCGATCAATGAGGTTCTTGCGGGTCATGGCAGTGACAATGGAAGGGGGGCTAAACTCAGTCTTGGACGCGGCGATTCAGAAAGGGGTAACTGGTGACGATCTCCGTGATGAGGGTCTGCATCCGATAGCCATCCTGGGCGATGGTTTTCATGAGCTGATCCACCACGATCTTGTCATAACCTTCAAGCTGCCGGCACAGCGCATAGGCCATGAGTTTCTCCGTTAAGTTACGGGCCAGATCGTCCTTTCGTGCAGCGATGATGCTTTTCAGCTCGCCAGGGGTGGAGAACCGCTTGCCCCCTGGCAGCTCGCCCGCGGCATCAATGGCGCCTCCCGTATCATCCTTGTCCCGCCAGCGCCCGATGGCATCGAAGTTTTCCAGGCCAAAGCCGATGGGGTCCAGGATCTTGTGGCAGTTGGCGCACACGGCATTCGTGCGGTGCAGTTCCGTGCGCTGCCGCAGGGTCAGATTGGCCACCTTTTTTTGGTCCTGCTTTTCCAGCGCCGGGACATTCGGTGGGGCAGGGGGCACGTGTTCCCCCAGCACCTGCTCCAGCACCCACACGCCCCGGTTCACCGCGCTGGTGCGGTTGGGGAAAGAGGTGGTGGCTAAAATGCCCGGCATGCCGAGGATGCCACCGCGATTCGCATTGGTCAGCTTCACCTTGCGCATCTTGGGCCCGGTGACGTCCTTCTCCAGGCTATAGACCTTGGCGAGTGTCTCATTGAGGAAGGTGTAGTCGCTGGCCACAAAGGCGACCACGCTGAGGTTCCCCCGCACGATGCTGTCAAAGAACAGCCGCGCCTCATCATACATGGCCGTGCGCAGCGCGGGTGTCATCTGCGGGAACTTCTTCGGATCAAACGTCTTGCCCTCCAGACTGCCCAAACCCAGCCACTGTGACCCGAAGCCATCAAACAAGGCCCGCGCACGAGGATGGGCCAGCATGCGCTTCACCTGGGCCTTGAGCACGGCAGGCTCATGAAGCTGGCCCGCATCCGCCAGTGCGGACAGCTCCTCATCCGGCATCGTGGCCCACAGCAGGTACGACAGACGGGAGGCGAGTTGGTAATCATCCAGGGGCACGATCTTCTTGCCCGCCTCCGCTTCCTTTGCCGGAGTGATGTAAAGGAACTGAGGGGAAACGAGAAGCGCCTTGAGCATGAGCCGCAGTGACCCCTGGTAATCTAGTTGGTTAGACCGACCCAGATCAAACACGCCCGTCAGCGTGGCCACCTCCGCCTCCGAGGGCGGCCTGCGGTAAGCCTTTCGTGCCAGCGAACGAGCCACCTTCCGAGCGGCTTCGCGTTCGTCCGTTCCTGGGGTTGGTGGTTTGCCTAACAAACGATTCTGCCATTCCGTGGGCGGCTTTTCCGGTGTGGCGAAGATGCGGTCCAGTACTTCATTGGCGATGCCGAGGTATTGCTCTGTCTGCATGGGCGAGAGGGAATTCAGATACCCCTGGCCGGCCACTTCATCCGGTAACTCCTCCGCCACCGCGGGGTCCACACCGAAGAGATCGTGCAGCGTGTTGCCATACTCCACCTTGGTCAGGCGACGGATCACAAACGGGCCCGGATCCTTCGCGCTGAGGTACTTGATCTTGCCTAGGCTTTGCAGAAACAGCTCGCGCTCCTCAGCCGCAGGCTGGTCCGAATCATCCGGCGGCATGTCATGCGCGTTCACATTGGCAAAGGCCTGCATCCACTTCCGGCTCGCGGAAGACTCGCCTGGATTCTTCAGCGCCGGCTCAAAGTTCAGCCCGCCCTTCGTGCGCCGATTGCTATGGCACTCACTGCAATACGTCTTCACAAAGGGCACCACGCCTTTCTTGAACGACTCCTTGGCCTCCGCCTGCAGCGCGGCAAATTCCGCATCTGCCACCCCCTCGGCTGGCATCCTACTAGGCCTCGCCAGCATCAGCCCAAGGCTCAACACACTGAAAAACATCAGGCCAGGGCTGGTCAATTCGGATTTCGTCATTCGGATCTTCAAAAAAGGGGGGATTAGATTACGGAGGACCGTCTGTTGGGTTATCATCAAAACGCTTTGGTGGAAAAGCATTCTGCGAATGCTGGCGGCCTGCGCAAATAGTTGGCCGAAGCATGTCCTTTGTCTTGATCCTCGTTCGTCATTGTCTTGGAATCTTACATCGCCCCATCATGAACACTGACACCCATACCATCCGTCTGCACCGCGTCCTGCGTGCCAAACCTGAGCGCGTCTATCGCGCCTTTCTCGATGCCGATGCCAAGGCCAAGTGGCTGCCGCCGCATGGCTTCACGGGCAAGGTGCATCATCTGGATGCCCGGGTGGGTGGGACTTACCGGATGTCGTTCACCAATTTCACCACCGGCTCCAGTCACTCGTTTGGCGGCACTTACACGGAGCTGACGCCGAATGAGCGCCTCTGCTACACGGACAAGTTCGAGGACCCGAATCTGCCGGGGGAGATGCATGTCACGGTGGAGCTGAAGGAGGTCTTCTGCGGCACGGAGCTGAACATCACGCAGGCCGGTGTGCCTGTTATGATCCCTGCGGCGGCCTGCTATCAAGGGTGGCAGGAGTCGCTGATTCTTCTTGCCCAGTTAGTCGAGCCTGAGATTCCGGATGAGGCTTAACCAAGGCCACCCGCTGGCGCGGGCAGCTACGGGGGGAGTGTGCAGAGAGGAGGGCCACCCGCTGGCGCGGGCAGCTACGGGGGGAGTGTGCAGATCGGAGGGCCACCCGCTGGCGCGGGCAGCTACGGGGTTATTTCAAAGAGCTAAGGTGGCCCCGACTGTTTAGGCGGAGGCTTCGGGGCGTTGTTGTTCGGCTTCCATGGCGGCTTTTTCGGCGGCGATGGCGGCCAGAGCTGCGGCGCGGCGGGCGCGTTCCTTGGCCTCTTGCTCGGCGCGGGCCTTGGCGGCGGCGGCTTCGCGGCGGGCTTTGGCTTCTTCTTCGATTTGGCGGGCGGCTGCTTTTTCAACGTCCTGCTTGGCCTTCAGGGCGGCTGCTGCTGCTTTCACGGCTTCGATTTCACGGCGTGCCAGTTCTCGGGCGGCTTCCTTGGCGGCTTCGCGTTCGGCATCGGCTTTGGCCTTGGCTTCGGCGGCGGCCTGACGGGCAGCGATCTTCTCGGCCTGGAGGCGGGCGTTCTCGGCAGCTTTCTCTGCGGCTGCTTGGGCACGGGCCAGAGTGGCGGCTTCCTTTTCGGCTTGGAGTCTAGCTTTCTCGGCCGCCTTTTCGGCAGCGGCTTGTTCCTTGGCCATGCGGGCAGCTTCTTTCTCTTCGGCGATGCGTGCCTTCTCGGCGGCTTTCTCAGCGTCGGCCAGTTCTTTGGCCAAGCGGGCGGCTTCTTTCTCTTCGGCCAGACGGGCTTTTTCGGCGGCCTTTTCGGCTGCGGCTTGTTCGCGGGCGAGGATGGCGGCTTCCTTTTCGGCTTGGAGGCGAGCCTTCTCAGCGGCCTGCTCGGCTGCGGCTTGTTCTTTGGCTAACCGGGTGGCTTCTTTCTCTTCGGCGATGCGGGCCTTCTCTGCTGCTTTTTCGGCTGCGGCTTGTTCGCGGGCGGCGATGGTGGCTTCCTTTTCGGCCTGGAGTCTAGCTTTCTCGGCCGCCTTTTCGGCAGCGGCTTGTTCCTTGGCCACTCGAGCAGCTTCTTTCTCTTCGGCGATGCGGGCTTTCTCGGCAGCGTGTGCTGCTGCTTTTTCGGCAATGGCTTGCTCGCGGGCGAGGATGATGGCCTCTTTGGCGGCGATGTCGGCGGCGAATTTGGCTTCCTGGGCCTGGGCCAGTTGGGTGGTGAACTCGCGCAACTGGCGGGCGAGGTTCTGGGCGGTTTCGGTCAGGACCGGGGCGGCGTCGGTGGGCACGCGTGGCAGGAGTTCGAGCGACTCAAGCCGGGCGGCGGTGTCGCTGAGGAGGGCGGTGAACTTGGGGTCGAGTCTCGTGGTCATCGGAGGGTTGGCTGAAACGGGACCTTCATGAATGGAGACGGTTGGGGGCGTGTAAAGTTCTTCTGGGCCGGATTTGAGGGCGGCTGGGGGGCGGGTATTTTACACCGCTGAGATTGGAAGGCCGCAGAGTAGGCCATGAGTGGGGCTGGGTCAGATGGAATGGGTGGCTAGGTGGCGGCGGCGAGGGCGGGTGATAGCAGGAACGGAACGGGGGATTTTGGCGCTGGGCAGCGCGGTGACGATGTGTGGGGATGGAAAAGGTTGCGGGGATGGGGATGGGAGGAGGTTAAGGTGTTGAGAGACAGCGGGTTGGGGTGGGGATTTGGTTGGGGATTCGAGGGGGGATGATTGATGGAGGAAGAGGCTGGGGGGGAAGGAGTGAGAGGCTGATTCGGATTCTGGGAGGGGGATTTTGGACAGGATTGCAGAATGGGCAGGATATACAGGAGGGGGATTTTGGTTGCGGGATTCGTGGGGTGAGGCGTGGGCGGCTAATGGGGTGAGGATGGCTTCGGGGGCGGGGGTGGGGGTGGGGATGGGGGTGGGGATGGGGCGGCCGAGGGTGTCTTGGCGGAGGCTGGGAAGGGCGTGGTCGGCCATGAGGGTTTGGAAGCGGGTGAGGCTTTCGGGGGAGCGAGGGGTGCCGGTGCGTTCGTGGGCGATGTTTTCGCGGCTGGCCATGGCGAGGAGGGCTTGCTCGGCCGGGGTGATGTCGGCGGGGGCGGGTGATTCGGCGGAGGGGAGGC
It encodes the following:
- a CDS encoding SRPBCC family protein codes for the protein MNTDTHTIRLHRVLRAKPERVYRAFLDADAKAKWLPPHGFTGKVHHLDARVGGTYRMSFTNFTTGSSHSFGGTYTELTPNERLCYTDKFEDPNLPGEMHVTVELKEVFCGTELNITQAGVPVMIPAAACYQGWQESLILLAQLVEPEIPDEA
- a CDS encoding DUF1592 domain-containing protein, whose protein sequence is MTKSELTSPGLMFFSVLSLGLMLARPSRMPAEGVADAEFAALQAEAKESFKKGVVPFVKTYCSECHSNRRTKGGLNFEPALKNPGESSASRKWMQAFANVNAHDMPPDDSDQPAAEERELFLQSLGKIKYLSAKDPGPFVIRRLTKVEYGNTLHDLFGVDPAVAEELPDEVAGQGYLNSLSPMQTEQYLGIANEVLDRIFATPEKPPTEWQNRLLGKPPTPGTDEREAARKVARSLARKAYRRPPSEAEVATLTGVFDLGRSNQLDYQGSLRLMLKALLVSPQFLYITPAKEAEAGKKIVPLDDYQLASRLSYLLWATMPDEELSALADAGQLHEPAVLKAQVKRMLAHPRARALFDGFGSQWLGLGSLEGKTFDPKKFPQMTPALRTAMYDEARLFFDSIVRGNLSVVAFVASDYTFLNETLAKVYSLEKDVTGPKMRKVKLTNANRGGILGMPGILATTSFPNRTSAVNRGVWVLEQVLGEHVPPAPPNVPALEKQDQKKVANLTLRQRTELHRTNAVCANCHKILDPIGFGLENFDAIGRWRDKDDTGGAIDAAGELPGGKRFSTPGELKSIIAARKDDLARNLTEKLMAYALCRQLEGYDKIVVDQLMKTIAQDGYRMQTLITEIVTSYPFLNRRVQD